The Parabacteroides timonensis sequence TGGATCGCTTCGAGTGCCTTATCCAGTTGCTCTTTTGTATGAGTGGCCATCAAAGAGAAGCGGATTAGCGTATCTTCCGGGGCAACAGCCGGTGAAACAACCGGGTTTACAAAGATACCGGCTTCGAATAGTTCCTTAACGATAAGGAATGTCAAGTCGTTGTTACGGATGAACAACGGGATAATCGGAGTTGACGTATGTCCGATTTCACAACCCATATTCCGGAAACCGTCTAGTGCGTAATGCGTCAGGTCCCAAAGGTGTTCGATACGTTCCGGTTCGCTCAACATAATATCGAGTGCGGCACCTGCTGCAGCAGTAGCGGCCGGCGTGTTACTAGCACTGAAAATGTATGAACGTGAATTGTGACGGAGGTAGTTGATTGTATCTTTATCTGAAGCGATAAATCCACCGATAGAAGCCAGTGATTTACTGAATGTGCCCATGATCAGGTCTACGTCGTCGGTAACACCGAAGTGGTTACATGTTCCGCGTCCGTGATCTCCCAGAACGCCTAAACCGTGTGCTTCGTCTACCATAATGCTGGCATTATACTTTTTAGCTAAAGCGACGATTTCAGGAAGCTTGGCTACGTCACCTTCCATACTGAATACACCATCGATAACGATCAGTTTCACTTTATCCGGTTCGCACTTCTGAAGTTGCTTT is a genomic window containing:
- the spt gene encoding serine palmitoyltransferase; this translates as MKLLQEKLAKYDAPQKAMAAGIYPYFRMIESDQDTEVMISGKKVLMFGSNAYLGLTNHPKVKEAAIEAIKKYGTGCAGSRFLNGTLDIHIQLEKRLAEFVGKEDAIVYSTGFQVNLGVVSCLTGREDYILWDELDHASIIEGHRLSFSTKLKYKHNDMDSLEKQLQKCEPDKVKLIVIDGVFSMEGDVAKLPEIVALAKKYNASIMVDEAHGLGVLGDHGRGTCNHFGVTDDVDLIMGTFSKSLASIGGFIASDKDTINYLRHNSRSYIFSASNTPAATAAAGAALDIMLSEPERIEHLWDLTHYALDGFRNMGCEIGHTSTPIIPLFIRNNDLTFLIVKELFEAGIFVNPVVSPAVAPEDTLIRFSLMATHTKEQLDKALEAIHRVFKSHGLVK